Proteins co-encoded in one Trichoplusia ni isolate ovarian cell line Hi5 chromosome 19, tn1, whole genome shotgun sequence genomic window:
- the LOC113503552 gene encoding LOW QUALITY PROTEIN: 46 kDa FK506-binding nuclear protein-like (The sequence of the model RefSeq protein was modified relative to this genomic sequence to represent the inferred CDS: inserted 1 base in 1 codon), translating into MFWGLIMEPNKRYTQVVEKPFHISQAAMDISTGDTDPCQVMVVVDGKNFLVCTLQKGRIIQVPLDLYFKTGDNVSFLTNGKCNVHLTGYLDPEYEDELEEEEDDEDEDEEIEEDEEXPAPKNKRKLENSNDVAANKRQSGQRQRSEKKAGKKAAAASSEDDDDDDDDQLQKFLDGEDIDTDENDDSFKINTTAEDDSDEDEEEDDDDEDDEDEEEEETPKKKKKAASSESADTTLDTSKEEEVDVSKLTKSQKRRLKKKLQQQAKQPQVNGVAKKDEAQKAEAPQKAEKKKPEAKQEEEKREKKQLTGGVAIEDLKVGTGLAVKPGKVVTVYYEGRLKQNNKMFDNCVKGPGFKFRLGAKEVISGWDVGIAGMKVGGKRKIICPPAMAYGAKGSPPVIPPNSTLVFEVELKNIK; encoded by the exons ATGTTTTGGG GTTTGATCATGGAGCCGAACAAGCGGTACACCCAAGTGGTGGAGAAGCCGTTCCACATCTCACAGGCCGCCATGGACATCTCCACAGGTGATACTGATCCCTGTCAAGTGATGGTCGTGGTAGACGGCAAGAACTTCCTTGTATGCACATTACAGAAGGGCAGAATCATCCAGGTGCCCTTGGACCTATACTTCAAGACTGGAGACAATGTCTCCTTCTTGACAAATG gTAAATGTAATGTCCACTTGACTGGTTACTTGGACCCTGAGTATGAGGATGAGttggaagaagaagaagatgacGAAGACGAAGATGAAGAAATTGAAGAGGATGAGG CCCCAGCACCTAAAAACAAGAGAAAGCTGGAGAACAGCAATGACGTAGCAGCTAATAAAAGGCAAAG tggGCAAAGACAAAGG TCTGAAAAGAAAGCTGGCAAAAAGGCAGCTGCTGCCAGCtctgaagatgatgatgatgacgatgatgatcaGCTCCAGAAATTCCTAGATGGAGAGGACATTGACACTGATGAAAATGATGACTCATTCAAAATTAACACAACAGCTGAAGATGACAG TGACGAAGATGAGGAAGAAGACGACGACGATGAAGATGATGAggatgaagaagaagaagaaacaccaaagaagaagaagaaggcaGCGTCGTCAGAGTCAGCCGACACCACACTCGACACCAGCAAGGAGGAAGAGGTAGACGTGTCAAAACTCACCAAATCACAGAAGAGACGGCTCAAGAAAAAGCTGCAGCAGCAAGCAAAACAGCCCCAAGTGAATGGAGTTGCCAAG aaggATGAAGCTCAAAAGGCTGAAGCTCCTCAAAAGGCCGAAAAGAAGAAGCCTGAAGCAAAGCAAGAGGAGGAGAAAAGAGAAAAGAAGCAACTGACTGGGGGAGTTGCCATTGAAGACCTGAAGGTTGGCACTGGACTTGCTGTAAAACCCGGCAAAGTTGTCACG GTTTATTATGAAGGTCGCCTGAAGCAAAACAACAAGATGTTTGACAACTGCGTGAAGGGACCCGGCTTCAAGTTCCGACTGGGAGCCAAGGAGGTGATCAGTGGTTGGGATGTCGGCATTGCTGGCATGAAGGTCGGAGGCAAGAGGAAGATTATCTGCCCACCTGCGATGGc ttaCGGAGCCAAAGGTTCACCCCCAGTGATCCCACCAAACTCAACACTAGTATTTGAAGTTGAACTTAAGAATATCAAATAA